One stretch of Candidatus Zixiibacteriota bacterium DNA includes these proteins:
- a CDS encoding sugar transferase, translated as MYSNSVGAQQIADLTIDKTGSLTAVEDKNLVSIALSLGIEKGNQGNSILGILMSYIILGVTLMISVFRHWLAVIPRYAFNRAYLKRSVDIFGALVGLILTLPVFIILPILIKLDSPGPIFYKQLRVGQNRRRDGRRQENGSKLGRNGRDRRRMNLHGTPFHVYKFRTMVPEAEKKCGAVWATRNDPRVTRLGRFMRKSRLDEIPQFVNILLGQMSLVGPRPERPKFVEELSAQVDNYKKRLDVKPGLTGLAQIENGYDSSVASVVRKVQYDLQYIQKWSIWQDFKIMLRTVLAVITGKIS; from the coding sequence ATGTATTCAAATTCTGTTGGTGCGCAACAGATAGCCGATTTAACAATTGATAAGACTGGTTCTTTAACCGCCGTCGAGGATAAGAATTTAGTCTCCATAGCTTTGTCTCTCGGTATTGAAAAAGGCAATCAGGGAAATTCAATACTGGGAATTTTGATGAGTTACATCATTCTCGGTGTAACGCTAATGATTTCCGTCTTTCGGCATTGGCTGGCGGTAATTCCTCGCTATGCCTTTAATAGGGCATATCTGAAGCGCAGTGTTGATATTTTTGGAGCTCTGGTCGGTTTGATTTTGACTCTTCCGGTATTTATTATTCTTCCGATCCTTATTAAGCTTGATTCACCCGGACCGATTTTTTATAAGCAATTGCGAGTTGGTCAGAATCGCCGCCGGGACGGAAGACGGCAGGAAAACGGTTCAAAGCTGGGACGAAACGGGCGGGATCGTCGTCGAATGAATTTGCACGGCACGCCGTTCCATGTTTACAAGTTTCGCACAATGGTGCCTGAAGCCGAGAAAAAGTGCGGCGCTGTTTGGGCGACCAGGAATGATCCCAGAGTAACCCGTCTGGGGAGATTTATGCGTAAATCACGGTTAGACGAGATTCCGCAGTTTGTGAATATTCTATTGGGTCAAATGTCGCTGGTCGGTCCTCGCCCGGAGCGCCCGAAATTCGTTGAAGAATTATCAGCACAAGTGGATAATTATAAAAAACGATTGGATGTTAAGCCCGGATTGACCGGTCTGGCTCAAATCGAGAACGGTTATGATTCATCGGTTGCGTCGGTAGTGCGGAAAGTGCAGTATGACTTGCAATATATTCAGAAATGGAGCATCTGGCAGGATTTCAAAATTATGCTGCGAACAGTTCTCGCAGTTATAACGGGTAAAATCTCGTAG
- a CDS encoding glycoside hydrolase produces the protein MLKVAFLWHMHQPYYRDPQSGNMALPWVRLHALKDYYDLPVRVGNFENLKMTFNLVPSLLEQIDLYCEKQSTDRHFELTSRPTDSLNSQEKNEAFKMFFQANPETMIDPFPCYRRIFKKYQDCNNNAELAARTSTVQEIRDLIVWGNLVWVDPIIRKREPYKSLFNKGEKFTEEDKSLLIDAQLSLMSEIVPAYKSLIEEDKIEVSFSPYFHPILPLLCDTDSAREALPGINLPQNRFCHPEDARRQVVLAIEMYREKFGRDLKGMWPSEGSISEAMAEILIENGIKWMASDEKVLYNSAQKSGFNRNESGPHSIYRYESSGEAIHIFFRDHALSDKIGFVYSGWEANRAANDFMNQLYRLDDLLGEDKTNIVSVILDGENCWEFYPDDGDEFLNLLFERLSSDAKIETVTMSEAISKIQSKPLKKIFAGSWINNNFRIWIGHAEDNLAWDILWEARRALYKFKDEHPNYDAEIIARAEKSLLAAEGSDWNWWYGDEHRGTHNELFDQIYRKHISFIYSSLGLEVPKNVLSPITQVVPVSHITAPEGTVTPQIDGKLTNYYEWLGAGKYDCLKAGGAMHRVDRAIKELYFVSDDDYLYFRLDFTEKGFLLDNHRLSLKIDIVNPGQGQFVFSKDKIRKVPDWVRDKSDILFGIGDIAEIGLKKSMFFPDGRGDLYFRMGVLEDERELEIWPQGDPIHFAVPGRGEDIVWDL, from the coding sequence ATGCTGAAAGTCGCCTTTCTCTGGCACATGCATCAGCCTTATTATCGTGATCCCCAATCGGGTAATATGGCGCTCCCGTGGGTCAGGCTGCATGCTCTCAAAGATTACTATGACCTGCCGGTTCGGGTCGGGAATTTTGAAAATCTAAAAATGACGTTTAATCTGGTTCCGTCGCTTTTGGAACAGATTGATCTTTACTGCGAGAAGCAATCTACCGACCGGCACTTTGAATTAACGTCCCGTCCTACCGATAGCTTAAATTCTCAGGAAAAAAACGAAGCGTTTAAGATGTTCTTTCAAGCCAATCCGGAGACCATGATTGATCCTTTTCCGTGCTATCGACGGATTTTTAAAAAATATCAGGATTGTAATAATAACGCGGAACTGGCGGCTCGAACTTCGACTGTTCAGGAAATCAGGGATTTGATTGTCTGGGGCAATCTGGTTTGGGTTGATCCGATTATCAGAAAACGTGAACCTTACAAAAGTCTATTTAACAAAGGAGAAAAGTTTACCGAAGAGGATAAGTCTCTTCTTATCGATGCCCAGTTATCGCTTATGTCTGAAATTGTACCCGCGTATAAGTCTTTGATTGAGGAAGATAAAATTGAGGTTTCTTTTTCTCCGTATTTTCATCCGATTTTGCCGTTATTATGTGATACTGATTCCGCCCGGGAAGCATTACCGGGGATAAATCTACCGCAAAATCGCTTTTGTCATCCGGAGGATGCTCGGCGCCAGGTAGTTCTTGCGATTGAAATGTATCGGGAAAAATTCGGAAGAGATTTGAAAGGCATGTGGCCGTCCGAGGGTTCGATATCTGAAGCTATGGCCGAAATCCTAATCGAAAACGGCATCAAATGGATGGCCTCGGATGAAAAGGTATTGTATAATTCCGCGCAAAAATCCGGATTCAATCGGAATGAATCAGGGCCTCATAGTATTTATAGATATGAATCATCCGGTGAGGCAATTCATATATTTTTCCGCGATCACGCCTTGTCGGATAAAATTGGATTTGTCTATTCGGGATGGGAAGCCAATCGGGCGGCTAATGATTTTATGAATCAGCTTTACCGGCTGGATGATTTGTTGGGAGAGGATAAAACTAATATCGTATCGGTCATACTTGACGGCGAAAATTGCTGGGAATTTTATCCTGATGATGGTGATGAGTTTTTAAATCTTTTATTTGAGCGACTTTCTTCCGACGCTAAGATTGAAACGGTGACAATGTCTGAAGCGATAAGTAAGATCCAATCTAAACCACTCAAAAAGATTTTCGCCGGTTCCTGGATTAATAATAATTTTCGCATTTGGATCGGTCATGCCGAGGATAACCTGGCCTGGGATATTTTATGGGAGGCGAGACGGGCGTTATACAAATTCAAAGACGAACATCCGAATTACGATGCGGAAATAATCGCCCGGGCCGAAAAATCGCTTCTGGCCGCCGAAGGTTCGGATTGGAACTGGTGGTACGGTGACGAGCATCGAGGAACTCATAACGAATTGTTTGATCAAATTTACCGAAAACATATTAGCTTTATTTATTCATCATTAGGGCTGGAAGTGCCCAAAAACGTTCTCTCGCCAATAACTCAGGTTGTTCCGGTTTCACATATCACTGCTCCGGAGGGTACCGTAACGCCGCAAATCGACGGTAAACTGACGAACTACTATGAATGGCTCGGGGCCGGAAAATACGATTGTCTTAAGGCCGGAGGCGCGATGCATCGAGTCGATCGGGCCATTAAGGAATTATACTTCGTTTCCGATGACGATTATCTTTATTTCCGGTTAGATTTCACCGAGAAGGGTTTTTTGCTTGACAACCATCGTCTAAGTTTGAAAATTGATATCGTGAATCCCGGTCAGGGCCAGTTTGTATTTTCAAAAGATAAAATACGTAAAGTGCCTGACTGGGTTAGGGACAAAAGCGATATATTATTCGGCATTGGCGACATTGCCGAAATCGGCTTGAAAAAGAGTATGTTTTTCCCGGATGGGCGCGGAGATTTGTATTTTCGCATGGGTGTTCTGGAAGATGAACGCGAGCTTGAAATTTGGCCCCAGGGCGATCCGATTCATTTTGCCGTACCCGGGCGGGGGGAAGATATTGTATGGGATTTGTAA
- a CDS encoding M48 family metallopeptidase, whose product MKFDHSRYYLPVFLIIVLFAFQSCATTGPGGRKSFILISSSQEVSIGQGLNQELQQSEKWLNDADWQAYFNELGQKIVAVSDRKDIEYKFAVIESDQINAFAAPGGFVYFYTGLIKKMDNEAELAAVMAHEISHVVGRHGVKRLQSVMGLSLVLDLALGKKSDQAKALAGTALGVVMSGYSRSNEHEADDFGLTYMVKAGWHPDGMISMFEKLRAMSNDDNAGFFEMLASSHPQASDRISSTRERIQKLQPLPPNLTLNTQRFIALKSRL is encoded by the coding sequence ATGAAATTTGATCATTCAAGATACTATCTACCGGTCTTTTTAATAATTGTTTTATTTGCTTTTCAATCCTGCGCGACAACCGGTCCCGGTGGCAGAAAATCATTTATCCTGATATCTTCGAGTCAGGAAGTATCAATTGGACAGGGATTAAATCAGGAGCTTCAGCAGTCTGAGAAATGGCTCAATGATGCGGACTGGCAGGCGTATTTCAATGAACTCGGCCAGAAAATTGTCGCGGTTTCCGATCGCAAAGATATTGAATATAAATTCGCGGTTATAGAATCGGATCAGATTAACGCCTTCGCCGCGCCCGGTGGTTTTGTATATTTTTACACCGGATTAATCAAGAAGATGGATAATGAGGCGGAGTTAGCCGCCGTTATGGCCCACGAAATCAGCCATGTTGTGGGTCGCCACGGCGTTAAGCGCCTTCAATCGGTTATGGGTTTATCACTTGTTCTTGATCTGGCTCTGGGAAAAAAATCAGATCAAGCGAAAGCTCTGGCAGGTACGGCCTTAGGAGTCGTTATGTCGGGCTATTCGCGCTCCAATGAACATGAGGCGGACGATTTTGGATTGACCTATATGGTAAAGGCAGGCTGGCACCCTGACGGGATGATATCAATGTTTGAAAAATTACGAGCAATGAGTAATGATGATAATGCCGGATTTTTCGAAATGCTCGCTTCCAGTCATCCTCAAGCCAGCGACCGAATATCTTCAACCCGGGAGAGAATTCAGAAACTACAACCATTACCTCCCAATTTAACTCTAAACACACAGAGATTTATTGCGCTTAAGAGTCGCCTTTAA
- a CDS encoding fibronectin type III domain-containing protein produces the protein MIKKYVILAISILVAMFLLSCSEEIESPSGVSGLPAEPEAPRGLTAAIGEGSITLSWGVSDASAISQYFIYYSDSSSSDMSLLDSTQNLSYEVTGLSNGVGYFFRVSALTTTGYEGEKSRAVSATPGIFSILINNGDEYTNDRTITIALTAPALTSLVQFSESSDFNSAHWEDFSAMKGYLLSDGDEMKRVYARFQTRDGGNSSGMIADSIILDRYAVIDSVTENSGGAVLTVGDTVHISLYTSESGGEASVNIDGIGNVALNDLGLSGDGLADDGIYEIDYVLPVGTELLDAEITGSFTDAAGNRASDVKAGTRLTATFPPDPVTLTGYTESSLEVLLQWTRSAISDFSFYRIFRDENPGIDESSYLVTTISSQSTTSFQDTALADTTAYYYRVFVYDSHGNSSGSNELEISTLKNTPPDAITVAVGLTGEALAVEVSWLQSYEDDFASYHLLRDSSLLTGYDSDLVVGIFNTQTTTSVTDYLPAAGTYYYQIFIFDKQGLMAGSNIVSINIP, from the coding sequence ATGATAAAAAAATATGTTATTTTGGCCATATCGATTCTGGTCGCCATGTTCCTCCTTTCATGCAGTGAGGAAATTGAATCACCGAGCGGAGTATCAGGTTTGCCCGCGGAACCTGAAGCACCTCGGGGATTAACCGCCGCAATTGGAGAAGGTTCGATTACGTTGAGTTGGGGTGTTTCGGACGCTTCGGCGATTTCTCAATATTTTATCTACTACTCCGATTCTTCATCTTCTGATATGTCATTGCTGGACTCGACTCAAAATTTATCATACGAAGTGACGGGATTATCAAATGGAGTCGGATATTTTTTTCGAGTATCAGCGCTCACCACAACCGGGTATGAAGGCGAGAAGTCTCGCGCCGTCAGTGCTACTCCCGGGATATTTTCAATATTGATTAATAACGGCGATGAATATACAAATGATCGGACAATAACAATCGCGTTAACCGCGCCAGCCTTGACCAGCCTCGTACAATTTTCCGAAAGCTCTGATTTTAATTCGGCCCACTGGGAAGATTTTAGCGCAATGAAGGGATATTTATTATCCGATGGCGATGAAATGAAGCGCGTTTACGCTCGCTTTCAAACTCGTGACGGAGGTAATTCGTCAGGGATGATAGCCGATAGTATAATCCTTGATCGATATGCCGTCATTGATTCGGTTACCGAAAATTCAGGCGGTGCGGTTTTAACCGTCGGCGATACGGTACATATTTCACTATATACTTCCGAATCGGGAGGGGAGGCATCGGTCAATATTGATGGAATCGGGAATGTAGCTCTCAATGATCTGGGATTGAGCGGAGACGGTTTGGCCGATGACGGTATATATGAAATTGATTATGTTTTGCCGGTGGGAACGGAGCTATTGGACGCGGAAATTACCGGAAGTTTTACTGACGCCGCCGGTAATCGAGCTTCGGATGTAAAGGCCGGAACTCGTTTAACCGCAACTTTTCCGCCAGATCCGGTGACCCTGACAGGTTATACCGAATCATCACTTGAAGTACTATTACAATGGACTCGATCGGCCATTTCCGATTTTTCATTTTATCGTATATTTCGCGATGAAAACCCGGGCATAGATGAATCATCTTACCTTGTGACAACAATTAGCAGTCAATCTACGACCAGTTTTCAGGATACGGCCCTGGCCGACACGACAGCATACTATTACAGGGTGTTTGTTTATGATAGCCATGGCAATTCCTCAGGATCCAATGAGTTGGAAATATCGACTTTGAAAAACACTCCCCCGGATGCCATAACGGTTGCGGTTGGATTAACCGGCGAGGCTCTCGCGGTCGAGGTTAGCTGGCTTCAATCATATGAGGATGATTTTGCGTCATATCATCTTTTGAGAGACAGCAGTCTGTTAACCGGTTACGATAGCGATCTTGTTGTAGGCATATTTAATACGCAAACGACGACATCGGTAACCGATTATTTGCCGGCGGCCGGAACATACTATTATCAGATTTTTATATTTGACAAACAGGGATTAATGGCCGGTTCGAATATCGTGTCAATTAATATTCCATGA
- a CDS encoding outer membrane protein transport protein, translated as MKMLIGLLTLSILLGVSLAFGQTPYTAINANSFGFYGGGARAMAMGSAFIGLADDASGGSWNPAGIYQMDKPLISASYNIFKPRDEFKYDADPFSLHEVTNNNLQINGLNYFSFMAPVRIKGHPWVFNFNYIRNNNRSILVDIKSNPLSGLDPDSYQKWESYLQTFNFGFSTRLYDRLAFGVLANIYDARQTIISGESLSYDSVIYFDGSSINVMQQTNVTDSTASNGFNFLIGLMYKLDKMSFGATVRTPFKLKHSSDYIFEVLTTHQGLEHVYGTFSIFDDDNPSKQAMPLSVGFGVGLTPKENMNITLDFNFDKYGSVSWFANDSTVISPGGEKTDYYTETPIDWNNTFGVGSGIEYFLSSEYGQIPLRVGFRFNQLPQPKDFVQNDHMFLDDNGQLTGASTTTFSASGRQNMQQFSVGSGIHWAQIKIDFAYRYTSSTGLNILQTLTATGFEDEPATISNQQLKPKAHEINISFTGYF; from the coding sequence ATGAAGATGCTGATCGGTCTTTTAACTTTGAGTATATTGCTTGGCGTTTCTTTGGCATTTGGGCAAACACCTTATACAGCCATCAACGCGAATAGCTTTGGATTTTATGGTGGTGGAGCCAGAGCTATGGCAATGGGAAGCGCTTTTATCGGTCTTGCTGATGACGCCAGCGGAGGTAGTTGGAATCCCGCGGGAATATATCAAATGGATAAACCGCTTATATCCGCATCTTATAATATATTCAAACCGCGGGACGAATTTAAATATGACGCGGACCCTTTTTCACTTCACGAGGTTACTAATAATAATCTCCAGATTAATGGGCTTAACTATTTCTCTTTTATGGCTCCGGTACGCATAAAGGGTCATCCGTGGGTTTTCAATTTTAATTATATTCGGAACAATAATCGAAGTATCCTGGTTGATATAAAGTCAAATCCGTTGAGCGGTTTGGATCCGGATAGTTATCAAAAATGGGAATCTTATCTGCAAACCTTTAATTTTGGCTTCTCCACCAGATTATATGACCGCCTTGCATTTGGAGTTCTTGCCAATATTTACGACGCTCGACAAACCATTATTTCAGGAGAAAGCCTTTCATATGATAGCGTTATTTATTTCGATGGTTCATCTATTAACGTAATGCAGCAAACCAATGTTACCGATTCAACTGCAAGTAATGGATTCAATTTTCTCATCGGGTTAATGTATAAATTGGATAAAATGAGCTTTGGTGCAACTGTAAGAACTCCTTTTAAGCTAAAACACAGTTCAGATTATATTTTTGAAGTCTTAACGACTCACCAAGGATTAGAACATGTATACGGCACCTTTAGCATATTTGACGATGATAATCCGAGTAAACAGGCTATGCCGTTGTCGGTTGGATTTGGTGTTGGCCTGACACCCAAAGAAAACATGAATATCACTCTTGATTTTAATTTTGATAAGTACGGTTCAGTTAGTTGGTTTGCTAATGATTCTACGGTGATATCGCCGGGAGGAGAGAAAACTGATTATTATACGGAAACACCTATTGACTGGAATAACACTTTCGGAGTCGGGAGTGGAATTGAATATTTCTTAAGCAGTGAATATGGGCAGATTCCATTACGGGTCGGATTTAGATTCAATCAGTTACCTCAGCCGAAGGATTTCGTACAAAATGATCATATGTTTTTGGATGATAATGGTCAGCTGACCGGTGCCTCCACTACTACATTTTCTGCCAGCGGCCGTCAAAATATGCAGCAGTTTAGCGTTGGATCGGGTATTCATTGGGCGCAGATTAAAATTGATTTTGCATACCGCTATACGTCCTCTACGGGATTAAACATTTTACAGACTCTAACCGCAACTGGATTTGAGGACGAACCGGCGACTATATCTAATCAACAGCTTAAGCCCAAGGCGCATGAAATTAATATTAGCTTTACCGGGTATTTTTAA
- a CDS encoding tetratricopeptide repeat protein, giving the protein MAQNIKITKRDLKEDKFTTNMLLSKDYIMTNWVFFAGGAAVIILIVLGITFLQQEQSRKEIMAAEIYNRAASQLIGKSYQLAIVDYKLIIDEYGSSAVAEQAAFELGNAQFYARQFNEAKVAFEDYLSEYEDNNKYFTTSAMAGIAASLAGIGDMAGAADMYRVAAEKYPDFDMAGQYYFDAMKHYALAENIESARVIFAKLTNDYKNSRYYRDALRLAGEYGIEL; this is encoded by the coding sequence ATGGCACAGAATATTAAAATTACCAAACGGGATCTCAAAGAAGACAAATTCACGACGAATATGCTTCTGTCCAAAGATTATATCATGACTAACTGGGTGTTTTTTGCCGGTGGAGCGGCAGTTATAATACTTATTGTACTGGGAATTACCTTCTTACAGCAAGAACAATCCCGAAAAGAAATCATGGCCGCCGAAATTTATAATCGAGCCGCCAGTCAATTAATAGGTAAAAGCTATCAATTGGCGATTGTCGATTATAAGTTGATTATTGATGAATACGGTTCATCCGCCGTTGCCGAGCAGGCGGCTTTTGAATTAGGCAATGCCCAATTTTATGCCAGGCAGTTTAATGAAGCCAAAGTCGCATTTGAGGATTATCTGTCGGAATATGAAGACAATAACAAATATTTTACGACATCAGCTATGGCGGGAATCGCGGCCTCTCTGGCTGGAATCGGCGATATGGCCGGGGCGGCCGATATGTACCGGGTTGCGGCCGAAAAATATCCTGATTTTGATATGGCCGGCCAGTATTATTTTGACGCCATGAAGCATTACGCCCTGGCGGAGAATATTGAATCGGCCAGGGTGATATTCGCCAAATTGACCAATGATTATAAAAACAGCCGTTATTATCGCGACGCCTTAAGATTGGCCGGAGAATACGGCATAGAATTATAA
- a CDS encoding DUF5683 domain-containing protein, with translation MNQAIKWNLAVCCVLCLVTSTGLLAQDEGNILINSNPQGALVKLEGLFNLSGVTPVRFDRVLSGQYRLTVERDGYEKYQSTEYFSESQPVQLDINLVKKTRAKAFFRSVVFPGWGQKYYGDKTKSTVIVLGTLASALGYLHYKSDYDDKVDEYNAAKLAFAEERNWSELSSLEERVWATQREANNAENKVNLLIAVTAGVYLLNLLDTILLFPEHSSYSEYKAITAVPDLGEDKIGLTLAVRF, from the coding sequence ATGAATCAGGCCATAAAATGGAATTTGGCGGTCTGTTGCGTTTTATGTTTGGTCACTTCGACCGGTCTTCTTGCCCAGGATGAAGGTAATATCCTTATTAATTCTAATCCGCAAGGAGCGCTGGTAAAGCTTGAGGGTTTATTTAATCTGTCAGGTGTTACGCCCGTTAGATTTGACCGAGTTTTATCCGGACAGTACCGTCTTACGGTAGAGCGGGACGGCTATGAAAAGTATCAATCAACCGAGTATTTCTCTGAGTCACAGCCTGTCCAGCTTGATATAAATCTTGTCAAAAAAACCAGAGCGAAAGCGTTTTTCAGATCCGTAGTATTCCCCGGCTGGGGACAAAAATATTATGGCGATAAAACCAAATCGACGGTAATTGTATTGGGTACGCTTGCTTCGGCCCTTGGGTATTTACATTATAAAAGCGATTATGACGACAAGGTTGACGAGTATAATGCCGCCAAATTGGCTTTTGCCGAAGAACGCAACTGGAGTGAGTTAAGTAGCCTGGAAGAGCGTGTCTGGGCCACCCAGAGAGAAGCCAATAACGCGGAGAATAAAGTAAATCTCTTAATAGCCGTTACGGCCGGAGTTTATTTGTTAAATCTCCTGGATACTATTCTCTTATTTCCCGAGCATAGTTCATACTCCGAATATAAAGCAATTACGGCGGTGCCCGATTTGGGCGAAGACAAAATCGGATTAACTTTGGCGGTGAGGTTTTAG